The sequence TCCTAACCTTTGGATCACAAGCTTGCAAATTGATAATTCTAGCTGATGATTGTGATCGAAGAAAGTGTGCCCCCCATTTATAGCTTGTTGGGGCCAATGAAAAATCAGAAGGATTTTTAGGGTCATGATGTTTACCTGTTGGAATCGATGATATGTTGCAGGCAATGATCGTGGCCGTTTATGTAAAAATCGACTTTGTAGGTCTAAAAATGTAAGAATAAGATGCATTAGTCCAAGTTGCAGTTCTACTTAGTAGTATTTTCAAGATAAGAGGAGTTTGATTACCCTAAGCATTGGAAGCATCAGGTTTACAAGCTCTTGGGTATCCCCATGATGGCTTGCACTCCTGATCGTGTGGTGGCCCACGACGATCTTCCATGTCGCTGACGATCCCTTCAATGCCGATTCAAGATCCTAATGGTCAAAATCCATTAAAGCTTTGATCAATCTCATgtcttaaattaattaattaaagagACCCATTGTCTTAAATTAATAAAAGCGACCCATTGGACCATCTAACTTGTGGGTCCCATTCTGCATGGAGCAATAGCTAAAATCACATATCATGAAATCTTAACCACACAACTGATGGCTACCAAACAGACGGTTAAAAGTAAAACAGCCAGTGGTCTAGATTCcaagggaaaaatcagatggttaccaTCATCTTTTCTCTGTGTAATTTTTGAGTTATGCTCCATGCACAATTGGGTtttcaatttggatggtctggatcgatttggacggtgtggatcaccatATAACTATGCCACGTGTATTGTTGAAGATGTAATTGTTGTACCTTCAAAACAGATGCCATGTAAGTATTCCTTGGAGCCACGTCTCTCCAATCATAGGTATGTTCCTCTGGGTCGAGCCAGTACTTTTCTACAAAAGGAGTTGTGTCTACAAAGAAAAATTCCACGATTTCTaccaaagaaaaaaggaaaaacaaaaaaaagaaaaagaatattagTTTATTGGGTTTTCTGATTTTGGTCTGTTTGGACAAACCATATAACCAAATCGCAAACTCATTCACCTGCATTTACAACATAGGATCTCAAGCAAAGCCATCTACTGTCGAGTTTCCTGAGTACTGGGCTCAGTTGTGCAACTGCATCTCCTCTATAGTCATGATTCCCTAAAACTAGTGAATTTTGAAGAagccccccaaaaaaaataaaaaatgataagaaATTGATGTCCAATGAATAATCTTGACCGTTGTTTCGACGTCTAGTTTTAGAGTACTATACATACCAGCGTACCACTGTTTCTGTAGGCTCTCAGCAGTGTAAATGTTAGTAAAAGACTCTTGGAAGGCTTTGTCTTCAACGCCTGTTAATCCATCATCATAGAAGTTGTCGCCAGTGGATATTACGAAGTTTATGTCTAGCTTGTCTCCAATCCTTCCCATCTGCATAAGAaaaggttaaaataataataataataattaaagatGGATATTTAAATGGGCTACTAGGGAGTGGATTCATTATAATAATGGTAACACCGAGTTGGGTTAGGCCGTGCCATGCACATACatatcatcttgatgtatgtacatgcgggccatctcgatgtatgtgttgtatatcatcttgatgtatgtacatgcaggccatctcgatgtatgtgttgtatatcatctTGGTGTATGTGTATgcgggccatcttgatgtatgtgttgtatatcatcttgctgtatgtgctgtatatccatcccgttcatctgttttgtcaggTCATTTTAGGACGTAGCCCAAAAATGGCGCTGTACAAAATactggtgattgaccgttaaaaacttcttacaggctacaaaagttttagatcaagctgatatttttattttaaccttattaactggttggatgtcaagtaaacatgGTAGCGGACACTTGAatgttttttgtgttttccctttatccacgtTTATTATTTACTATGTAACCAATTGATAATGTTACATGaatatagatgaagggaaaacacacacttcagcctgatccaaaacttgttgccctaaaaaagtttttaatggtcaatcaacactgttttatgtggtatggtccacttgagatttgtttctgtttcattttttggacatTTCCTGAAATGATAGGGCAAAACACATGGACTGTGTGACTatgcaacacatccatcaaggtgggccctacggtcagggactcacccactaagttgttaccttGGATTCACCTAATccatcacaaatatcagcttgattcaaaacttataaaaaaaagtttttagcagtcaatcactactgttttctatggtgtggtccactctagatttggttctgcttcattttttggttatttcctaaaatgatatagcaaaatACATGGACCGTGTGGTTATGCAacacatttatcaaggtgggccccactgtcagggactcacccactaagctgttaccttggctcactgtgatatatgtgccttacatctatgGGTTTTACGGCTCAATACaggacatgatctaaaaaatgaagcgtacctaaatcttaggtggaccatatataCCGcgataaacagtggtgattgaatacccatcattaaaatcttcttgggggccactggaatattaattttccatccaacctgtggataaggtcacggAACCTAGAAAAAGTAATCCAAAACCTGCCACTGGAATATtaattttctatccaacctgttgataaggtcacagaacCTAGAAAAGGAATACAAAACTTCGTAGCGCACGAGAAGCTTTTAatgctcaatcaccactatt is a genomic window of Magnolia sinica isolate HGM2019 chromosome 15, MsV1, whole genome shotgun sequence containing:
- the LOC131227531 gene encoding purple acid phosphatase 17-like; its protein translation is MVSFSYKSMALVLLPSILALCFISSSAEFHRLEHAAKNDGSLSFLVVGDWGRRGTYNQSQVATQMGRIGDKLDINFVISTGDNFYDDGLTGVEDKAFQESFTNIYTAESLQKQWYAVLGNHDYRGDAVAQLSPVLRKLDSRWLCLRSYVVNAEIVEFFFVDTTPFVEKYWLDPEEHTYDWRDVAPRNTYMASVLKDLESALKGSSATWKIVVGHHTIRSASHHGDTQELVNLMLPMLRTYKVDFYINGHDHCLQHIIDSNSPLLLLTSGAGSKSWRGDTDMNHDGLRFFYDGQGFMSVQLTPADARIIFYDVAGNVLHRLNMSKEIYAAI